Below is a genomic region from Tepidiforma bonchosmolovskayae.
GACGATGCACCTCGGCTACCGGCGGGCGGGGCTGGCCGGGCTGTGGGCCGGGGGGCTGCTCTTTCTGCTGCCGGCGGTCGTCATCGTGACCGTGCTCGCCTGGGCGTATGTGCGCTACGGTTCGACGCCGGCGGGCGAAGGGGTGCTGCTGGGGGCGCAGCCGGTGGTGCTGGCGATCATCCTGCAGGCCGCCTGGGGGCTGACGGGCGCGGCCTTCCGCGGGCTGGAGTCGTTCGGGGTCGTCGTCGGCGTGCTGCTCCTGGCGCTGGCCGGCGTCAGCGAAGTCGTGCTCGTGCTGGGCGCCGGGGTGTTCACGGCGCTGCTCTGGTGGTTCATCCGGCTGCTGGCCCGGTCGAGCCGGCGGTCGCTGCCGGAGCTGCCGCGGGCGGGCCAGCACCCGTGGGCGCTGCCGCGTCCACGCCGCGGCCGGAGTGACCGCCAGCGTGCGTGGCTGCCGCTCGCGCCGGCGGGCCCGGCGGCTGTTTCCGCTGCGGCCGGCGCGGCGGGCGCGACCACGGCCGGCATCTTCCTCGGCTTCCTGAAGATCGGCGCGGTGCTCTACGGCAGCGGGTATGTGCTCGTGTCGTTCATGCGGGCCGAGTTCGTCGAAGGGCGCGGCTGGCTGACCGAGCGGCAGCTGCTGGATGCCATCGCGGCCGGGCAGGTGACGCCGGGCCCGCTCTTCAGCTCGGCAGCCTTCGCGGGCTACGTGATGGACGGGCTGCCGGGGGCGCTGGCGGCCTCGGCCGGGATCTTCCTGCCGTCGTTCCTGCTGGTGATGGCGGCCGCACCGCTCGTTCCGCGGCTGCGCTCCTGGCAGCCCGGCAACGCCTTCCTCGACGGGGTGAACGCGGCGGCCTGGGCGCTCATCCTGTTCGTGGGGGTCACCCTCGCTGGCGAGGTGCTCGACGGCTGGTTCACGTCGGTGCTGTTCGCGGCGGCGCTGGTGCTTGCCATCGGGACGCGGCTGAACACGGCGTGGCTTGTGCTCGGGGGCATCGCCTGCGGGCTGGCGTACACGGCAATCGGCTGAGCCGCCGGGCCGGGGTCAGCGCTCGTTGGCGCGCATCTTCCAGTAGTCGCTGAGGGCGGTGCGGATCACCTCGATGGCGCGTTCGCGGCCTTCGAAGGGGTCGACCACCACTTCCTTCTCTTCGAGCACCTTGTAGTCGATGAAGAACCGCTGGATCTCGGCGACGAGGTGCGGCGGCAGGTCTTCGAGCTTGCGGACGTGGCTGAAGGCGGGGTCGTGGGCGTGGACGCCGAGGATCTTTTCGTCGGCCTTGCCGCCGTCCCGCATGTGCATGACGCCGACGGGACGGACGTAGACGAGGGTCAGGGGGACGACCGGCTCCTGCCCAAGGACGAGGACATCGAGCGGGTCGCCGTCGTCGCAGAAGCTGCGGGGGATGAAGCCGTAGTTCGCCGGGTAGCGGACCGAGCTGGAGAGCACGCGGTCGAGCTTGAGGATGCCGCTCTTCTTTTCGAGCTCGTACTTGTTCTTGCTGCCGGCAGGAATTTCGATGACGACGGGGAGTTCGGTTTCGATCCGGTCGGGGTCGACGGCGATATCGTGCCAGGGGTGCATGGGCGCGCAGCTCGCAGTGGAGGGATGCCCCGAGTGTCGCACCGGGGGCTGCAGGGCGCGAGTGACGTGACAGGCACCGGTTGGAGCTGCGGGCGCGCCCGTCCACTGTGGCGGCATGACGACGATTGCTGACCTCCGCGCGCGCATGCGCATCGACCTGCAGGACCCCGACGGCGACCGGTGGAGCGACGCCGCGCTCGAACGGCACCTGCGCCGGGCCATTGCCGAACTCTCGCGGGCGGCCCCGCGGGAGGAGCGGGTGACGCTGGCGACATCGCCGGGGAGCCGGGAGCTGGACCTCTCGGGCATCGCCGGGCTGATCGGCGTTGACCGGGCGGAGTACCCGTCGGGCAGCGAGCCGCCGGCTTTCCGGCAGATCACGGTATACGGCGCGGTGCTCCGCCTGGAAGACGGGCCGCTGCCGGACGGCTCGCCGGCGCGGCTCTGGTGCCGGCTGGTGCACGAGGCCGACGCCAGCGGGTGCACGCTGCCGGCTGCGCTGGAGGACGTGGCGGTGCTGGGGGCGACGGCGTTTGCGGCGGCGGAGGCGGCGAGCGGCACGCTGGAGCAGCTGACGCTGAACCCGGGAACGGCGGCTGGCTACGCCTCGCTGGCGCGCGAGCGGGAGACGGCCTTCCGGCAGCTGCTGCGGGAGCTGGGCGGCCGGGGCCGGCTGCGGGCGGGGCGGGTGCGGGTGGAGGCGGCTGGCTAGCCCTTCCGCAGGTGGAGGAGCTCGCGCACGCCGAGGTCCTTCACTTCGTACACGCGGGTGGCGACCCCTTCGACGATGCCCGGGTCGTGGCTGGCGCAGAGGATGGTGCCGTCATACGCCTGGAGCGCCTCGAGCAGCTTCCGCCGGGTCGTCCGGTCGAGGTGGTTCGTCGGCTCGTCGAGGAGGAGCACGTTCGTGGGCTGGAGGAGGAACTTCGCCAGCGCCACCCGGCTCCGTTCGCCGCCGGAGAGCACCGCAATCGGCTTGAAGACGTCGTCGCCCTTGAAGAGGAACTGGCCGAGCACGGTCCGCAGGCGCACCTCCGGCTCGTGCGGCGCGACGGAGCGGACCTCTGCGAGCACGGTGCGGTCCATGGCGAGGGCCTCGTCCTGGTGCTGGTCGTAGTAGCCGAAGCGGGCGCGCTCGGCCCATTCGACGACCCCTTCGGTCGGGCGGATGAGCCCGGCGGCAATCTTCAGCAGGGTGCTCTTCCCGCTGCCGTTCGGCCCCACGAGCGCGACCTTCTGGCCCCGCTCGATGTGGAGGTTCACATCGACGAGGACGATGTGGTCGCCGTAGGCGTGGCTCACGTGCCTGAAGACGAGAACATCGCGCTCGGTGCGGCCGTGGGCGGCGATTTCGAAGTGGACCTCGGCATCCTTCTTCGGGCGCTCGATCCGCTCGATGCGGGCGAGCTGCTTTTCGCGTGATTGCACCTGGGCCGCCTTCGTGGCCTTTGCCCGGAACCGCTCGATGAACCGCTCCTGGCGGGCGATCTCCCGCTCCTGCCGGGCGGCGGCCTGGTCGAGCGCCTGGAGGCGGGCCGCCTTCTGCTTCTGGAAGGCGGTGTAGTTGCCGGTGTAGCTCTCGATGGTGCGGTCGCGGAGGTCGAGGATGCGCGTGGCGAAGCGGTCGAGAAACTCGGCGTCGTGGGTGACGACGAGGATGGCGGCGTTCCACTCCTTGAGCTCTTCGGCGAGCCAGTCGCGGGCGCGGGCATCGAGGTGGTTGGTCGGCTCATCGAGGAGGACGTTCTCCGGGCGGCGGACGAGGACTTTCGCGAGGGCGATGCGCATCTGCCAGCCGCCGGAGAACTCGCCGCAGCGCTTCTGCCAGTCGGCGGGTTCGAAGCCGAGGCCGTCGAGGACGCGGCCGATGCGGGCTTCGATGCGGTAGCCGTCGAGGGCGTCGAACTGTTCGAAGAGGCGGGCCTGCTCGTCGACGAGGGCATCGAGGTCGCCCTCGCCGGCTTCGATGGCGGCGGCGACGCGGGCGAGTTCGCGTTCGATGGCGGCGGCTTCGGGGAAGGCGCGCCAGAGCTCCTGGAGGAGGGTGTTGCCGTCGTCGAGGCCGGCTTCCTGGCGGAGGTAGCCGAGGTCGCCCCCGCGGTAGCCGGCGCGGCCGGCATCGGGCGCTTCGAGGCCGGCGATGAGGCGGAGGATGGTTGACTTGCCGGCGCCGTTCGGGCCGACGAGGCCGACGCGCTCGCCCTCGCTGACGACGAAGGAGACGTCACGGAGGATTTCGCGGCCTCCGAAGGCTTTGGAGACGGACTCGCAAAAGAGCATGGGGACAGGGCGAGGGTAGCAGAGGGAGCGGGGAGCGGGGAGCGGGGAGCGGGGAGCGGGGAACGGGGAGCGGGGAGCAGGGAACGGGGAGCGGGGAGCAGGGAACGGGGAGCGGGGAGCAGGGAACGGGGAGCGGGTGTGGCGGGTGCGTTCGTCCTGTCAAGCTCCAACCTCCAAGCTTCAAGCTCCAAGCTTCAAGCTCCAAGCTCCGGGCTCCAACCTTCCAACTCCTCCCTCCTCCCTCGGTGGGGAGGAAGGGAGGTGCGGGGCTCCCTCCTCCCTGGGGGCGGAACCGGGGCCGGGCGGGGCTCCCTCCTCCCTCCCGGGGGGCTATCATCCGCGGTGCAGCGCGGAGGTGACGTATGACTGGACGCCGGAGCTTCTGGGCCTGGGGGCTCGAAGCAGAGGAACCGACCAACGAGCAGCGGCAGCAGGCCGCAGCCCGGCTCTCGGCGCGGTACGGGGTGCCGGTCGAGGCGCCGCCGGTGCCCCGTATCGAGCAGGTGCAGCTCCGGCCGCCGCGCATCGCCCCGCCGGCGGCGCTGGCCGCCATCTGCACGACCGACACGCACGAGCGGGCCGCCCACCACTACGGCAAGAGCTTCCGCGACATCGTCCGGGCGTTCCGGTGCGAATTCCCGAACCCGCCCGACGTGGTCGCTTTCCCCCGGAGCGAGGCGGAGGTCGCGGCCGTGCTCGAGTGGTGCGCGGAGGCGAACGCGGCCGCGGTCCCCTACGGCGGCGGCTCGTCGGTGGTGGGCGGCGTCGAACCGCCGGCCGGCGACCGGCCGGTGGTGAGCATCGACCTGCGGGAGCTGAACCGCGTGCTGGAGGTGGACCCGGTGTCGCGGGCGGCGCGCATCCAGGCCGGCGTCCTCGGCCCGGCGCTGGAGGAGCAGCTCCGCCCCCACGGGCTGACGCTGCGGCACTTCCCCCAGAGCTTCGAGTGGTCGAGCCTCGGCGGCTGGATTGCGACCCGCTCGGGCGGGCACTACGCCACCAACCATACCCACATCGACGACTTCGTCGAATCGGTGCGGATGATCACGCCGCGGGGCCCGTGGGAGTCGCGGCGGCTGCCCGGCTCGGGTGCCGGGCCGACCCCCGACCGGCTGGTCATCGGCAGCGAGGGCACGCTCGGCATCATCACCGAGGCGTGGATGCGGCTGCAGGCCCGGCCGCGGTTCCGCGCCTCGGCGGGCATGCTGTTCGCCACCTGGGAAGCCGGGTACGAAGCCGCCCGGCGGGTCGTCCAGGCGAAGCTCTGGCCTGCGAACTGCCGGCTGCTCGACCCCGCCGAAGCCGAGGCCGCGGCGGGCGGCGACGGCCTGCACGCGCTGCTCATCCTCGCCTTCGAATCGGCGGAGGTGCCGCAGGGGCCGTTCCTGCAGGAGGCGGTGCGCATCATGCGGGAGTGCGGCGGGGAGGTCGATGCCGCCGGCATCCGCGTCTCCGACGGGAAGGACGACGGCGAGGTCGGGCGGCAGGGCGCCGTCGGCGCCTGGCGGAATGCGTTCATCCGGGCGCCGTACCAGCGGAACCTGACGGCCGGCACCGGCGTCGTGGGCGATACCTTCGAAACCGCGATTACGTGGGACCGCTGGCCCGAGTTCGACCGGCTCGTGCGCGAAAAGGTGGGCGCAGCGATCGCGGCCGCGGGCGGCGGGAGCCTGACCTGCCGGTTCACGCACGTCTACCCGGACGGGCCGGCGCCGTACTACACGTTCCAGGTGCTCGGCAAACCGGGCGGCGAGCTGGAGACCTGGGCTGCCATCAAACAGGCCGCGAGCGACGCCGTCATCGCCGGGGGCGGGACCATCACGCACCACCACGCCGTGGGGCGCGACCACATGCCCTGGTACCGCCAGCAGCGGCCGCCGCTCTTCGCCGAGGCGCTGCGCGCGGTGAAGGCGGCGCTCGACCCGCAGGGGCTGCTCAACCCCGGCATCCTGGTCGACTGAGCGGCGGGCGGCGCCGATTCGGCGGTGCTGTCTCGTTCGATGAGGAGCGCCTACGATCGGGGGCGATGAACGAACACGAGGCACGGCTCGCTGCGGCCCGCGAGGCGGCGCAGCAGCGCGAGATCGGGAGCTACGAGCGCCACATCTTCCTCTGCACCGGGCCGGATTGCTGCACGCCCGAGGAAGGGCAGCGCGCATGGGAACGGCTGAAGTCGCTGGCGGCGAAGGTGAACCGCACGCCCGGCGCGCCGAAGCTCTACCGGACAAAGGTCGGCTGCCTGCGCATCTGCGCGGCGGGGCCGACGGGCGTGGTCTACCCCGAGGGGACCTGGTACGCGTGCCTGACGCCGGAGAACCTGGAGCGGGTGGCGGCCGAGCACCTGGTCGGCGGGCGCGAGGTGGAGGAGCTGGTCATCGGGCGGAACCCGCTCGGGTGAGCCGGGGCCGCGGCCGATGCCGCGCGGCAGGCGCCCGGCGGTATACTCTCGGGGCTGCCCGCCCCGGGCATCCCTCCCCATGACCGAGGTCCGCACCGCCACGATACTCGTGAACCCCGCGGCCCGCGGGGTCGCGCGGCGGTTTGATGCTGCGCGGGCGGTCGGGCAGCTCGAGACGCGCGGCGTGGCGGTCCGGCTGGAGGTGCCCGGCTCGCCCGGGGAGGCGATCGCGGCGGCGCGGGCTGCGGCCGGGCGCGGCGACGACCTCTGCTTCGTGGTCGGCGGCGACGGCACGCTCCGGCTGGCGGCCGAAGGGCTCGCCGGGAGCGCGACCGCGCTGGCCGCCATCCCGGCCGGCACGGTGAACATCTGGGCGCGCGAGGCGGGCATCCCCCGGGAGGTGCCGGCCGCAATTGACGCCCACCTGGCCGGGCAGACGGCGGCAATGGACCTCGGCCGGGCCGACGGGCACGCCTTCCTGCTGATGGCCGGCATCGGCTGGGATGCCGAGATCGCCGCCGGGGTGAACCCGCGGCTGAAGCGCGCAGCGGGCGACATCGCCTACATCCTGAACGCGCTCGTCCACCTGCCGGCGCTGCGGACCCACCCGGCGCGCTGGCGGGCCGACGGCCGCGCCTTCCGCGAGCCGCTCGCCTGGATGGTCCTGGGGAACACGCGGCTGTACGGCGGCCGGGTCCACCTGACGCCCGGGGCGCGGGTCGACGACGGCCGGCTCGATATGGTCGCCTTCTGCCCGCACGGCCCTGGCGAAACGCTGGCGATGGCCGTCCGCGTGCTGGCGGGCCGGCGCGAGGGCCGGCACGTGGTCACCGGGCGGTACGCGGAGGTCGCGGTCGAGACCCCGGGGCTGCCGGTGCAGCTCGACGGTGACACCGTCGGCGCGACGCCGATGACCTTCCGGGTCGAGCCCGGCGCGCTGCGGGTGCGGGTGCCGGCGGGGCCGCTCCCTGCGCTCTGGGGCGGCAGCCCGGGCGGCGATGCGGCCCCTCACACTCCCCCGTTTTCGGGCAGGGGCGTAGGCTAGGCGGCATGAGCATCCGCGTGAAATGGTTCCCGACGCTGGTGAAGCGCACCCATTCGAAGCAGCCCGAGACGACGGTCGAGTGGCGCGAGGGGCTGACTCCGCTCGCAATCTTCACCGGCGAAGGCTTTTCGGAGGTTGACGCCGAGGCGGTGATGGTCATCGTGAACGACGCGCAGGCATCGATGACGACCGGCCTCCGTGACGGCGACCGGGTCGAGTTCCTCGTCAGCATCCAGGGCGGTTAGCCGCCGGCCGCTGCGCCGTCCGTGCCCTCGGGGGGCGCCACGGGAAGGAGGATGCGGAAGGTGCTGCCGCGGCCTTCCTCGCTCTCGGCGTCGAGCCAGCCGCCGTGGGCCCGGACGATGCTGAGCGAGGTCGAGAGGCCGAGGCCGGTCCCCTTGCCGATCCCTTTCGTCGTGAAGAAGGGGTCAAAGATCCTGCCGAGGATCTCGCGCGGGATGCCGGTGCCGGTATCAGCGACGGCAACCTCGTGGTAGAGACCGGGCAGGACACCCCGCCGCGCCCAGAGCGGGTCTTCGCCGATGCGGCGGGCGGTGCGCGTAATGCGGATGACGCCGCCTTCGGGCATGGCGTCGCGGGCGTTGAGGAGCAGGTTGAGGAGCACCTGCTGCAGGCTGCTGAACTCGCCGATGACCGTGTCGTCGCCGGGCTCGGAGCGGACGACAAGCTGGATGGCGGGCGTGAGGGTGCGGCGCACGAGGGCCGCGGTCTCGTCGAAGAGGCGGCCGAGGGAGACCCGCTCCCGGGCGGCGATGCCCGGCCGGCTGAACGAGAGGAGCTTCCGGACGAGGTCGGCCCCCCGCTGGCCGGCGAGCGAGGCGTCGTCGAGGTAGGCGCGGAGGGGGCTGTCGGCCGGGAGCTCCGTGCGGACGAGGTAGAGGTTGCCGAGGATGGTCGTCAGGAGGTTATTGAAGTCGTGGGCGATGCCGCCCGCGAGCACGCCGAGGCTCTCGAGCTTCTGGGCCTGGAGCAGCGCCAGCTCGGCCTTCCGCCGCTCGGCGGCGTCGCGGGCCGAGCCGATGATGCGCACGCAGCGGCCGGCTTCGTCGAAGATGGGGGTCAGGTGGGTGACCACCTCCAGCCGGTAGCCGGGCCGCTCGATGACGTTCTCGTACTCGATCGGGCCACCGGCGGCCTCGGCCTGGCGGTACCGCTCGATGGCGCGCTCCGCGGCTGCGGGCGGGAGGATCTCGTCGATGCGGCGGCCGACCAGCTCGCCGAGCGGGCGCTGCAGCATCTCGGCGGTGCGCTGGTTGGCGAGGCTGATCCGGTAGAGGCCCTCGCCCTCCTTCTCGGCGACCCAGATGGCGTCGCTCGTGCCTTCGACAACGGCGCGGTAGTTCGCCTCCGATTCGGCGAGGCGGCGCTCCTGTTCGCGCCGCCGGCTGAGGTCGCGCGACCAGCCGACGATCCGGCGGACGACGCCGTCGGGCCCCGGGACCGGGGTGAGCGTTGTCCCGACATCGAACGGGCGGCCGGCCCAGGTGCCGGCGAATTCGTACTCCACCGGCCTGCCGCTGGCGGCGGCCTGCCGGTAGTGCTCCTCCCGCTGGCGGGCGCCTTCGGGCGTCAGGTAGCCGGCAGCGGCCAGCTCGGCCGAGGTTTTCCCGAGGACGTCGGCCGGCTCGACGCCGGCCCCGCGGCAGTAGGCGCCGTTCACGAAGGCGAGGCGCCACTCGCCGGCGTCGTCGCGCTCGGCGATCCACATGGCGTCGCGGACCGATTCGACCACGACACGGTAGAGCGCCTCGACCTTCCGCTGCTCGGTGACATCGCGCACCCAGAGCTGGACCGCGGGCTCGCCACCGTAGACGGTCGGACCGGCGACGGTTTCGACGCGGATGACGGCGCCGTCGCAGCAGATGAACTCCTCTTCGGCCACCCCGACCGCTTCGCCGGCGGCGAGACGGCGCATCCGCTCGCGGACGAGGTCGTGGTACGCCGGGTGGACGAACTCCAGCACCGGGTGCCCGACGAGGTCGGAGGCGTCGCGGGCGTGCATCAGGCGCAGGGCTGCCGGGTTGGCGTAGACCACCACGCCCCGCTGGTGGATGGCGATGGCCTCGGGGTTCCCTTCGATGAGGCGGCGGAAGCGCTCCTCGCTCTCGCGGAGGGCGGCTTCGGCTGCGACCCGGCCGGTGATGTCGGTAACCGTGCCGATGTAGCCCACGCGCTGGCCGGCGGCGTCCTCCAGGGCGACCGCCTGGACGAGCACCCAGGCGACTTCGCCGCCGGGGCGAACGACCCGGTACTCCACGCGCAGGGGGCGGTCGGCTGCTATCGCCTGGCGGCTCGCCTCGATGACGCGCGGCCGGTCCTCGGGGTGGACGGCATCGAGGTGTCCGTAGCCGAGCGCCTGCTGAGGGGTCTGCCCGGTGAGCGCGCACCACCGACGGTTGACGCGGGTGCATGCGCCCTGCAGGTCGGCCTGGAAGAGGCCGTCCGGGAAGAGGTCGAGCGCGAACAGCGCATCGAGCCCGGCGTTGCCGGGATGCTCGTCGGTCATGACAGCGCGCCCTCCGCCAGCGCACTGCGTAGCGTAGCGTGATTCTCGCCAGCGCAGCTCGGGGAATTCCCTGAATTTTCCTGGTCAAAACCGGGATGACACTTCATCGCCGGCGGCGCGCACGCAGTTGCGGCCGGCGCGCTTCGCCTCGTAGAGGGCGAGGTCGGCCTCTTTGATCAGCCACTCGGGCGTCATCAGGGCATCGGCGCGGTAGGCCGAGACGCCGAAGGAGGCGGTGACGGGGATCTCCTGGCCTGCGGCCTCGATCGGCCGGGCGGCGAGGGCCGCGCGGACGCGCTCGGCGCTTTGGACGGCGCCCTCGAGCGGCGTCGACGGGAGGACGACGACGAACTCCTCGCCGCCGAAGCGGGCGAGGAGGTCAGCATCGCGGAGGTGGGCGCGCATCCGCTGGGCCACGCCGCGGAGCACTTCGTCGCCGACGAGGTGGCCGTAGGTGTCGTTGAGCTGCTTGAAGTGGTCGAGGTCGACGAGGAAGAGGCTGAGCGGGGTGCCGTAGCGGGCGGCGAGGCGGAAGTGCTCTTCGAGGAATTCGTGGAAGTGGCGGCGGTTCGCCACGCCGGTGAGGACGTCGGTGGAGGCCTGCTGGATGAGCTGCTCGCGCTCGGCCTGGAGGGCGGCGTTTTCGCGCTCCGACTCGATGGTCAGGCGAAGGAGCGCTTCGTTGGCGCGGGCGAGCACCTCCTCGGGTTCGAGGCTGCTGGACGGGATATCGAGGGTGGCGCCGAGGGCGGCCCCGCTGGCGAGCCCGTCGGCAACCAGCTCCTCGGCGGCCTCGGGCGGCAGGCCGAGCCGCTGGCAGGCGGTCCGGAGCTGGCCGAGCCGTTCGCCGGGGTGCTCGCCGAGGATGACATCGGCCCCGGCGCAGCCGGCGTGGACACACATCACGAGCTGGGCCGTTTCGAGCGGGGCCGCGTCGGGGTCGGCGGCGTGGCGGATGGCATCGACGAGGGCAGCCGGCAGGTTCCAGCGCTCGGCAAGGCTCGCCCCGACGCGGCTGTGGTCGACGCCGAACCGTTCGAACTCGCGGGCGCGGAGGAGGTCGACGTCGCGCCCGGCCTCGCTGGCGAGAGCGCGGTAGTCATCGCCGAGGGCGGATTCGAGCGCGATGACGCCGAGGAGGTGGAAGAGGCCGCCGAGGAACGCCTCGTCTGCGGTGCGGAGACCGGCGCGGACGGCGACGCCGCGCGCGACGACGCCGGCGTAGAGGCTCCGCTGCCAGAGCCAGGTGTGGTCGAAGCCGGCGCCCTGGCGGGCACGCAGGTCGGTGACGAGGGTGAAACCGAGGGCGAGCGTCTTGACGGTGCGCAGGCCGAGGATGAGGACGGCATCGCGCACGCGGGAGATGGAGCGCGGGCGGCCGTAGAAGCCGGAGTTGGCCATGCGGAGGACGCGGGCGGCGAGCGCGGGGTCGCGCTCGATCATGGCGCCGAGTTCGTCGAGGGAGACGTCGGGGCGCTGGACCAGCTCGATGACGCGGACCGCCACCGCGGGGATGGTGGGCAGCCGTTCGGACTGCATGATGCGCTCGAGCGGGGAGGGCGGCATGGCGGCGCGGGCTCCTGTCCGAAGCGTAGCGGAGCCGCGGGGGCTCCGACGTGGGTATCGGCACGCGGGCGGCCGCTCGCGAGGGATTTCCGGCCAAAAATCGGGAAGAGCCCGTAAGGGGGAAGCGGCCCGCTATACTGGGAGTCCCGGCTGGCAATACTCCTGGGGCAACGGGAGAGCGACGATGAAGTATGGCCAAAAATCGTTCGGTGTTCCGCTGTTCAGTGTCCACGTGAACGCCCTGGTCGACGCGTGGGGCAACTGCACGCCGGCCGTCCGCGTGCGGTGGTTTTGACGGAGAGAGTTGGATGTGGGACCTCCGCCGATGGCTCACGCCTCTGCCCCCGACGCCAGGGCAACTGGCCCGGTTTGGGACTGCCGTCTTTTTCGCCTACGTCCTCCTTCTCACCGGCATGGACGGCATCGACAGGCTCTTTGGCGGCGACGGCTGGTTCACCGCCCCCGCGGGTGACGATGCCTCGCTCTTCGCCAATTTGGCGGCGCGGCTCGCCATCGCGGGCCTCACGGTCCTGAGCGGAACGCTCCTGGGCTGGCTCATCGGCTTCCTCCTCCTGCTCGCTCGAAAGCTCGAGGCGGAGCTCCTCAAGCGGGCCTGAGCCCCGCTTCGGCCGGGCGGACCCCGGGCCGGGGCCCGCGCGGCCGTTGCGCGCCCGGCGGTGCTGCCGCAGGCTCCCGGTACAACCACCTCGACAGGAGCCTCCCCTGTATGGCCAGCGTCGAACCGCCCCCCGGGGCCCTCACCGGCAATCGCCGCCACCGCCGCATCGCCTACCGGTGCGCGTTCACCGAGCCGCTCGCCCACACCGGCGCGCCCTACCTCGTGGAGGGCATCTACCGGGACCCGGAGGGCGAGCGGATCGGTCCCGTCTTCACCAACGAGGACCCGCCGGAGGAGTTCCTCGTCCTCCCCGATGAGGAGATCCCCCTCGTCCACGTGGAGGCGGCCCTCGATGCCGACCACCGCGTCGCGAGCGACGAGCAGGTCGTCGGGCTGCTGTTCGACCCGCAGGAGCAGGTGCCCCCGGGCGTCGAAGAGAACGGCGAGCGGTGGGACAACGGCGAGCTGGTGGTCTACACGTTCGAATCCGACGACGAGGCGCTCGAGGCGCAGTACTGAGCCGTGAGCGCGCTACCAGGCGGCGATGACCACGGCATCGGCCGGGTGATGGTGGTCGCCGGTTTCGACGAGGACGCGCCGGCCGGGCGTCAGCTCGGCGGCGGGGAGGGCGCGGCTCACGGCGACCCCGGCCACGAGCGCGGTCGGCGAGCCGTCGAGGCGGAGGGCGGCCGTCCAGGTGGCGGCATCGAAGGCGAGCAGGCGGCCGCGGCGGAGGGCCATCACCCCGCCTCCCCGAGCGCGAGCCGGCTCTCGAACGCGAGCCCGGCGCGGTAGCTGATGTCGATGCCGAGGACGCGGTACGCTGCGGGCGCCGGGCCGGCGAGCGGGTGGGCGCAGGTCACGACGTCGTACAGCTGCAGCCCGGCGTGGAACGGGATGCGCGCCCGCGCGAGGACCGGGCCGCGGCGCAGCCGGGCGAGCAGCCGCTCCGCGAAGGCGGCGGCCAGCGGATCGCTCGCCGCTCCGAGTTCGCGGCGGAGGATGAGCGCGGGGCCGTCGCGGAGGAGGTCGGCGCCGCGGTACGCCTCGGCGACGCGGCCGTCGCCCTGGACCCGGACCCAGGCGGGGAGCGCCCGGGCC
It encodes:
- a CDS encoding PAS domain S-box protein; this encodes MTDEHPGNAGLDALFALDLFPDGLFQADLQGACTRVNRRWCALTGQTPQQALGYGHLDAVHPEDRPRVIEASRQAIAADRPLRVEYRVVRPGGEVAWVLVQAVALEDAAGQRVGYIGTVTDITGRVAAEAALRESEERFRRLIEGNPEAIAIHQRGVVVYANPAALRLMHARDASDLVGHPVLEFVHPAYHDLVRERMRRLAAGEAVGVAEEEFICCDGAVIRVETVAGPTVYGGEPAVQLWVRDVTEQRKVEALYRVVVESVRDAMWIAERDDAGEWRLAFVNGAYCRGAGVEPADVLGKTSAELAAAGYLTPEGARQREEHYRQAAASGRPVEYEFAGTWAGRPFDVGTTLTPVPGPDGVVRRIVGWSRDLSRRREQERRLAESEANYRAVVEGTSDAIWVAEKEGEGLYRISLANQRTAEMLQRPLGELVGRRIDEILPPAAAERAIERYRQAEAAGGPIEYENVIERPGYRLEVVTHLTPIFDEAGRCVRIIGSARDAAERRKAELALLQAQKLESLGVLAGGIAHDFNNLLTTILGNLYLVRTELPADSPLRAYLDDASLAGQRGADLVRKLLSFSRPGIAARERVSLGRLFDETAALVRRTLTPAIQLVVRSEPGDDTVIGEFSSLQQVLLNLLLNARDAMPEGGVIRITRTARRIGEDPLWARRGVLPGLYHEVAVADTGTGIPREILGRIFDPFFTTKGIGKGTGLGLSTSLSIVRAHGGWLDAESEEGRGSTFRILLPVAPPEGTDGAAAGG
- a CDS encoding sensor domain-containing diguanylate cyclase encodes the protein MPPSPLERIMQSERLPTIPAVAVRVIELVQRPDVSLDELGAMIERDPALAARVLRMANSGFYGRPRSISRVRDAVLILGLRTVKTLALGFTLVTDLRARQGAGFDHTWLWQRSLYAGVVARGVAVRAGLRTADEAFLGGLFHLLGVIALESALGDDYRALASEAGRDVDLLRAREFERFGVDHSRVGASLAERWNLPAALVDAIRHAADPDAAPLETAQLVMCVHAGCAGADVILGEHPGERLGQLRTACQRLGLPPEAAEELVADGLASGAALGATLDIPSSSLEPEEVLARANEALLRLTIESERENAALQAEREQLIQQASTDVLTGVANRRHFHEFLEEHFRLAARYGTPLSLFLVDLDHFKQLNDTYGHLVGDEVLRGVAQRMRAHLRDADLLARFGGEEFVVVLPSTPLEGAVQSAERVRAALAARPIEAAGQEIPVTASFGVSAYRADALMTPEWLIKEADLALYEAKRAGRNCVRAAGDEVSSRF